One stretch of Lacimicrobium alkaliphilum DNA includes these proteins:
- the cfa gene encoding cyclopropane fatty acyl phospholipid synthase, with amino-acid sequence MSEETAGTDNKLDKYSSVPHGTAKEVPSWLEHLLSSTGITVNGSNPWDPQIHDHRFYRRVLQEGSLGAGESYMDGWWDCARLDEFFTRLMSRHLEKEITGKWVAVKHWMMARLVNLQSVSRAFQVGEQHYDVGNDLYQAMLDPTMCYSCGYWHQAQDLHQAQRQKLDLVCRKMDLQPGDRVLDIGCGWGSFAEFAARQYQASVTGVTISKEQQKLATDRCEGLPVDIRLQDYRSLQGQFDKLVSIGMFEHVGQKNYDTYFQKARELMEDEGIFVLHTIGKMESRLGTDPWIHKYIFPNGAIPSLAQISKACEPYFVVEDVHNFGPDYDHTLMGWLDNFRAAWPQLKHQYNERFYRMWTYYLQCCAGAFRSRNLQLFQVVLRKPGSGLSRYHSPR; translated from the coding sequence ATGTCAGAAGAGACAGCAGGAACAGATAACAAGCTCGACAAGTACAGCAGCGTACCGCACGGTACAGCAAAGGAAGTACCATCATGGCTGGAACACCTGCTCAGTTCCACTGGTATTACCGTCAATGGTTCCAACCCCTGGGATCCACAAATTCATGATCACCGTTTTTACCGCCGGGTGCTACAGGAAGGCTCCCTGGGTGCCGGTGAAAGCTATATGGATGGCTGGTGGGATTGTGCCAGGCTGGATGAATTCTTCACCCGGCTGATGAGCCGGCATCTGGAGAAGGAGATCACCGGCAAATGGGTGGCAGTCAAGCACTGGATGATGGCCCGGCTGGTCAATCTGCAATCTGTCAGTCGCGCCTTTCAGGTGGGGGAGCAGCATTACGATGTAGGTAATGATCTGTATCAGGCAATGCTTGACCCGACTATGTGTTATTCCTGCGGGTACTGGCATCAGGCTCAGGATCTGCATCAGGCCCAACGACAAAAACTGGATCTGGTATGCCGTAAGATGGATCTGCAACCCGGTGACAGGGTACTGGATATCGGCTGTGGATGGGGCAGCTTTGCCGAATTTGCCGCCCGCCAATATCAGGCCAGTGTCACAGGTGTGACGATCTCCAAAGAGCAGCAAAAACTGGCTACAGACCGCTGTGAAGGTCTGCCTGTAGATATCCGCTTGCAGGACTATCGTAGCCTGCAGGGGCAGTTCGATAAACTCGTTTCTATCGGCATGTTTGAACACGTGGGGCAGAAAAACTATGACACCTACTTTCAAAAAGCCAGAGAATTAATGGAGGACGAGGGCATATTTGTGCTGCACACCATCGGTAAGATGGAATCCCGGCTGGGCACTGATCCCTGGATCCATAAGTATATTTTCCCTAACGGGGCTATTCCGTCACTGGCCCAGATCAGTAAGGCCTGCGAGCCCTATTTCGTGGTGGAAGATGTGCATAATTTTGGCCCGGACTATGACCACACCCTGATGGGCTGGCTGGACAACTTCAGAGCCGCCTGGCCACAATTGAAACATCAGTATAATGAGCGCTTTTACCGCATGTGGACCTATTATCTGCAGTGCTGTGCCGGTGCCTTCAGAAGCCGTAATCTGCAATTGTTTCAGGTGGTATTGCGTAAGCCAGGCTCAGGCCTGAGCCGATACCATAGTCCCAGATAA
- a CDS encoding efflux RND transporter permease subunit, with protein sequence MNLTELAFKYRKTLFVILALLLINGVYAYFTMPAQEDPSITIREAIVTTAYPGMAPERVEQLITKKLEEEIRKIPEVKKLTSSSSTGLSIIHVKIYDRYFNLDAIWQDVRNKVLEAQRRLPEGTRTPMVNDEFGDVSVITLALTADGFDMAAMHEMAKHIRDSLYGVEGTKKIDLLGQQEQRIYLQASNARLAQLGISPQSLIGELQNQNIISPGGQVDTGTRSFIIEPSGNFNSLSEIADTHITIPGSGEFIALKDVVEIRRGLQDPPEKPAYFNGEPAIFFAIAMLPGYNILEYAPRMTNKIREIESSLPIGYQLDIATYQAEQVEKTVNNVSISVLQTLAIVLVVVVLFLGVRTGLIVGTIVPMVMLASLTIMQFMDIKLERMSLATLIIALGLLVDNGIVLAEDFKRRLEQGEERFKAMCLSGRELALPLLSSSATTVLFFLPLMLADHVAGEYTRSISLVILITLLTSWVLALCITPVLCYFFIRVKTRGDSDKPIRHWALHDKYAQFLTWVLAHKALFMGALVLVFVVCVMGIRQLPKQFFPNSDRTQVLINIDLPSGTSARATNRQMQEVFAWLDQDRFNDVIESYSGYVGFSGPRFVLSLNPEDPAENKGFIVLNTHPGQNLNALTLKLNNELERQFPNLVARVKKMFLGPSDSSTIKIQVKGPDKEVIYNKAQQVMALLQQIPDTLDIRSDWENRITKVEVRVDQHRARRAGVTSQDIANALQGYFSGLTITEFREQDEIIPIMLRAEDAERSNLDRLRTRNVYSHSTGRAVPLFQVAEFAPVNQYAIIHREDMFRTVSVEARNIKLSAEDLQRQIDADIQALAADLPVNHSIEYDGAITESAAAQRALSASMPMVLGLILVLLIAQFNAYRPALVIVLTIPLSFIGAVIGLFVMQAPFGFMVSLGLYSLAGIIINNAIVLIDRINLEKQEGKSDYQAVIDACLMRVRPIAMTTITTIMGLMPLIIGKDPLFYGMASAIAFGLGIGTLMTLGVVPVLYTVFYRIKRD encoded by the coding sequence ATGAATCTCACCGAGCTGGCCTTTAAATACCGTAAAACCCTGTTTGTGATACTGGCGCTGCTGTTAATCAACGGCGTATACGCCTACTTCACCATGCCCGCCCAGGAAGATCCCAGCATTACCATCCGCGAAGCCATTGTTACCACGGCCTATCCGGGTATGGCGCCGGAGCGGGTGGAGCAGCTGATTACCAAAAAGCTGGAGGAGGAGATCCGCAAAATCCCTGAGGTGAAAAAGCTCACTTCCTCTTCTTCCACGGGGCTTTCCATCATCCATGTGAAAATTTATGACCGTTATTTCAATCTGGATGCAATCTGGCAGGACGTACGCAACAAAGTGCTCGAAGCCCAGCGGCGTCTGCCTGAGGGTACCCGCACACCTATGGTCAATGACGAATTTGGTGATGTCTCGGTGATCACCCTGGCCCTGACCGCCGACGGTTTTGATATGGCAGCCATGCACGAAATGGCCAAGCATATCCGCGACAGCCTTTATGGGGTAGAGGGTACCAAGAAGATCGATCTGCTCGGCCAACAGGAGCAACGTATCTATCTGCAAGCTTCCAATGCCCGCCTGGCACAGCTGGGTATCTCACCCCAGTCACTGATCGGCGAGTTGCAGAATCAGAATATTATCAGCCCCGGTGGGCAGGTAGATACTGGCACCCGCAGCTTTATTATCGAGCCCTCAGGCAACTTTAACAGCCTCAGTGAAATCGCCGATACACATATCACCATTCCCGGCAGCGGTGAATTTATCGCCCTTAAAGATGTGGTGGAAATCCGGCGGGGGTTGCAGGATCCCCCTGAAAAACCGGCTTACTTCAACGGCGAGCCTGCGATTTTTTTCGCCATCGCCATGCTACCCGGATACAACATTCTCGAATATGCGCCGCGGATGACAAACAAAATCAGGGAAATTGAGTCCAGCCTCCCTATCGGTTACCAGTTAGATATCGCCACCTATCAGGCAGAACAGGTGGAAAAGACCGTGAATAATGTCTCCATCAGCGTGCTGCAGACGCTGGCCATAGTGCTGGTTGTAGTGGTGTTGTTTCTCGGTGTGCGCACCGGGCTGATCGTGGGCACCATAGTGCCTATGGTGATGCTCGCCAGCCTCACCATCATGCAGTTTATGGATATTAAACTGGAGAGAATGAGTCTGGCCACGCTGATTATCGCGCTGGGCTTACTGGTAGACAATGGTATTGTGCTGGCGGAAGACTTCAAACGACGGCTGGAGCAGGGTGAAGAGCGATTTAAAGCCATGTGTTTAAGTGGCAGAGAACTGGCGCTGCCACTGCTGAGTTCATCGGCTACCACGGTATTGTTTTTCCTGCCGCTGATGCTGGCCGATCATGTTGCAGGTGAATACACCCGCTCCATTTCACTGGTGATCCTGATCACTCTGCTTACCAGCTGGGTGCTGGCGCTGTGTATCACGCCGGTACTTTGTTATTTCTTTATCCGTGTTAAAACCAGAGGCGACAGTGATAAACCCATACGGCACTGGGCGCTGCATGATAAGTATGCGCAGTTTCTCACCTGGGTACTGGCACACAAGGCCCTGTTTATGGGGGCCCTGGTTCTGGTATTTGTAGTTTGTGTGATGGGGATCAGGCAGCTACCCAAGCAGTTCTTTCCCAACTCGGATCGTACTCAGGTTCTGATCAATATCGATTTACCCAGCGGCACCTCGGCACGGGCAACCAACCGCCAGATGCAGGAAGTGTTTGCCTGGCTGGATCAGGACAGGTTCAATGATGTGATTGAATCCTATTCCGGTTATGTGGGCTTTAGCGGCCCCAGATTTGTGCTGTCACTCAACCCCGAGGATCCTGCCGAGAATAAGGGTTTCATTGTGCTGAATACTCACCCCGGGCAGAATCTTAACGCGCTGACGCTGAAGCTGAATAATGAACTGGAACGACAGTTTCCCAACCTGGTGGCGCGGGTGAAAAAGATGTTTCTTGGCCCCTCTGATTCCAGCACCATTAAGATCCAGGTTAAAGGTCCGGACAAAGAAGTGATTTATAACAAGGCACAGCAGGTTATGGCCTTGTTACAGCAAATTCCCGACACCCTGGATATTCGCAGTGACTGGGAAAACCGTATCACCAAAGTAGAAGTGCGGGTTGATCAGCACCGTGCCCGCCGTGCAGGGGTCACCTCACAGGACATTGCCAACGCCCTGCAAGGGTATTTTTCAGGACTCACCATCACCGAGTTCCGGGAGCAGGATGAGATCATTCCTATTATGCTCAGGGCTGAGGATGCAGAGCGCTCCAACCTCGATCGCCTGCGCACGCGAAATGTATATTCCCACAGCACCGGGCGTGCTGTGCCGCTGTTTCAGGTGGCCGAATTCGCACCGGTAAATCAGTACGCCATTATCCACCGCGAGGATATGTTCAGAACCGTAAGTGTGGAAGCGCGTAATATCAAACTGTCAGCGGAGGATCTGCAGCGGCAGATCGACGCCGATATCCAGGCTCTTGCTGCCGACCTGCCGGTGAACCACAGTATCGAGTATGATGGCGCCATTACGGAGTCTGCAGCAGCTCAGCGGGCGCTGAGTGCCAGTATGCCCATGGTGCTGGGCCTGATTCTGGTTCTGTTGATAGCCCAGTTTAATGCTTACCGGCCTGCACTGGTGATAGTGCTCACCATCCCTCTGTCTTTTATTGGCGCGGTAATTGGCTTGTTCGTAATGCAGGCGCCTTTCGGCTTTATGGTATCGCTGGGGCTGTACAGCCTGGCCGGTATAATCATCAACAATGCCATTGTGCTGATTGATCGCATCAATCTTGAAAAGCAGGAAGGCAAGTCCGACTACCAGGCGGTAATCGATGCCTGCCTGATGCGGGTCCGGCCTATCGCCATGACCACCATCACGACCATTATGGGGCTGATGCCACTGATTATCGGCAAAGACCCGCTGTTTTATGGCATGGCCAGCGCCATCGCTTTTGGGCTGGGCATCGGCACACTAATGACCTTAGGTGTAGTGCCGGTACTCTATACCGTATTTTATCGGATTAAACGCGATTGA
- a CDS encoding efflux RND transporter periplasmic adaptor subunit, translating into MRTFWFAVSALALFGCDEPVRESSENIRPIAWMQVQPVQLEQIRRLSGTLAPVEAASLSFEVNGKVESVSVKLGESVRQGQELAQLDQRSFSLSLQSAQASLAQAQATLTEAENEYRRYAELVEEGVVSRSGFDNAKGAYETARSAAAVANAQLDIARKNLQDSILTAPYDGVITRRLIEPSQQVSPGQTVFEIEGNHGLEARVMVPETIIQELHRDMQVPVHFPAADNLTVPGIVSEIGTRAEAANAFPVVVVLQEAPSRLRGGMTAEVDFTFEAAGRSGHRDTSIRVPVAAVAAGTGQTAHVFVYDSEKQVVNKRQVQTENLLNNEVYISSGLEAGEIIAVAGVAFLRDGQPVTLLDHQVKLFN; encoded by the coding sequence ATGCGCACGTTTTGGTTTGCTGTGAGCGCTTTAGCGCTATTCGGATGTGACGAGCCTGTCAGGGAATCTTCAGAGAACATCCGTCCGATTGCCTGGATGCAGGTACAGCCAGTGCAACTTGAACAAATCCGTCGCTTGTCCGGCACCCTGGCCCCCGTTGAGGCGGCAAGTTTAAGTTTCGAAGTGAATGGTAAGGTCGAATCAGTTTCAGTAAAACTGGGCGAATCGGTCCGCCAGGGGCAAGAACTTGCCCAACTGGATCAGCGCAGTTTCTCACTGAGCCTGCAGTCAGCTCAGGCCTCTCTGGCACAGGCTCAGGCCACCCTCACCGAAGCAGAAAACGAATACAGACGCTATGCCGAACTGGTGGAAGAAGGGGTCGTCTCTCGCTCCGGATTTGACAATGCCAAAGGTGCCTACGAAACAGCCCGCAGCGCTGCGGCGGTCGCTAACGCGCAACTGGATATCGCCCGCAAAAACCTCCAGGACAGCATTCTCACTGCACCTTATGATGGGGTAATCACACGCCGTCTGATTGAGCCTTCTCAGCAAGTCAGTCCGGGACAGACGGTGTTTGAAATTGAGGGAAATCATGGCCTGGAAGCCCGGGTAATGGTGCCCGAAACCATTATTCAGGAACTGCACCGGGATATGCAGGTACCGGTGCATTTTCCCGCCGCCGATAACCTGACCGTACCCGGCATTGTCAGTGAAATAGGCACCCGGGCCGAGGCCGCAAACGCCTTTCCGGTGGTAGTCGTGCTGCAGGAGGCGCCTTCACGGCTACGGGGTGGTATGACGGCAGAAGTGGATTTTACCTTTGAAGCGGCCGGACGCAGCGGGCATCGCGACACCAGCATCAGAGTGCCGGTGGCCGCTGTAGCAGCAGGCACCGGACAAACCGCTCACGTATTCGTGTATGACAGCGAAAAACAGGTGGTAAACAAACGTCAGGTACAGACGGAAAACCTGCTCAATAATGAGGTGTATATTTCATCCGGGCTGGAAGCAGGAGAGATTATCGCGGTGGCGGGTGTGGCCTTTTTGCGTGATGGCCAGCCGGTTACGCTGCTGGATCATCAAGTGAAGCTGTTTAACTGA
- a CDS encoding M14 family metallopeptidase encodes MTTPYPIGIPGKPWTDKEKAQWLAVQQIRRSYTQEVAEQLDRLPEGFAVEQYGQLDYGDNSYPLYGVKSPQWQEGRPTVLVTGGVHGYETSGVQGALGFLARRAKDYNHKLNLLVAPCISPWAYETINRWNPEVLDPNRNFTPYSPVPESALLMAWVQQQRTDILAHIDLHETTDSDNAEFRPALAARDGITNHNWNIPDGFYLVGDSDKQEPDFQQAVLDSVSKVTHIADADHEGKLIGTPIARRGLIYYPTRQYGLCIGFSEAKFKTTTEVYPDSPRATPEQCNQAQIAAVIGALDYILKQLP; translated from the coding sequence ATGACAACACCTTACCCAATAGGAATACCGGGCAAACCCTGGACAGATAAAGAAAAGGCCCAGTGGCTGGCAGTGCAACAAATCAGGCGCAGCTATACACAAGAAGTGGCGGAGCAACTGGATCGTTTGCCGGAAGGCTTTGCAGTCGAGCAATATGGTCAGCTCGACTACGGTGATAATTCCTACCCCTTGTATGGTGTAAAAAGCCCGCAGTGGCAGGAAGGCAGGCCTACCGTGCTTGTTACGGGCGGTGTGCACGGCTATGAGACCAGTGGTGTGCAGGGGGCATTGGGCTTTCTGGCCCGGCGTGCAAAAGATTATAACCATAAGCTTAATTTATTGGTCGCACCCTGTATCAGTCCCTGGGCTTACGAAACCATCAACCGATGGAATCCCGAGGTACTGGATCCAAACCGGAATTTTACCCCTTATAGTCCGGTCCCGGAATCGGCGCTGCTGATGGCCTGGGTACAACAGCAAAGAACAGATATTCTTGCTCATATAGATTTACATGAAACCACAGATTCAGATAATGCAGAGTTCAGACCGGCTCTGGCGGCAAGAGACGGCATAACCAACCATAACTGGAATATTCCGGATGGTTTCTATCTGGTAGGCGACAGTGATAAGCAGGAGCCGGATTTCCAGCAGGCAGTGCTGGATTCGGTGAGCAAGGTCACCCATATCGCCGACGCTGACCATGAAGGCAAACTGATTGGCACACCTATTGCGCGGCGGGGTCTGATCTATTACCCCACCAGACAATACGGGCTTTGTATCGGTTTCAGTGAGGCAAAATTTAAGACCACCACAGAGGTTTATCCTGACAGCCCCCGCGCTACGCCCGAGCAGTGCAATCAGGCGCAGATAGCAGCGGTGATAGGCGCACTGGATTATATTCTTAAGCAACTACCCTGA
- the typA gene encoding translational GTPase TypA → MSSQHTSLDKLRNIAIIAHVDHGKTTLVDKLLQQSGTLDSRKDADERVMDSNALEKERGITILAKNTAINWQDYRINILDTPGHADFGGEVERVLSMADSVLLLVDAVDGPMPQTRFVTQKAFAHGLNPILVINKIDRPGARPDWVMNQVFDLFDNLGANDKQLDFPVVYASALQGWASMDESATGGDMTPLFEAIVEKVSPPDAHPEGTLQMQISQLDYSSYLGVIGIGRLKRGQVQVNQQVTIVGADGSKRNGKIGKVFGYLGLDRNETQSASAGDIIAISGLGELKISDTVCAVDAVEALPALTVDEPTVTMTFQVNTSPFAGQDGKFVTSRQILERLQTELKHNVALRVEETVDPDKFRVSGRGELHLGVLIENMRREGYELAVSRPEVILRKEGEQLMEPFEMLTVDIEEEHQGAIMEQLGLRKAEMRDMNPDGKGRVRIDFFVPSRGLIGFQTDFMTLTSGSGLIYHTFDSYQPHVGGRIGQRNNGVLISNGKGKALAYALFNLQERGRLFTSHGEEVYEGQVIGIHSRSNDLTVNCLKGKQLTNVRAAGTDEALTLSPPIKMTLEQALEFIDDDELVEVTPNHIRLRKRFLTENERKRASRSSD, encoded by the coding sequence ATGAGTTCACAACATACCTCACTTGATAAACTGAGGAATATCGCCATTATCGCCCACGTTGACCACGGTAAAACCACCCTGGTAGACAAACTGCTGCAGCAGTCCGGTACCCTGGACAGCCGCAAAGATGCTGATGAACGGGTGATGGACTCAAACGCACTGGAAAAAGAGCGCGGTATCACTATTCTGGCCAAGAACACCGCTATTAACTGGCAGGATTACCGGATAAATATTCTTGATACCCCGGGGCACGCCGATTTTGGTGGCGAAGTGGAACGGGTATTGTCCATGGCTGACTCGGTACTGCTGCTGGTAGATGCCGTTGACGGGCCCATGCCGCAGACCCGCTTTGTGACTCAGAAAGCTTTTGCTCATGGCCTCAATCCTATTCTGGTTATCAACAAGATTGACCGCCCTGGTGCACGCCCTGACTGGGTAATGAATCAGGTCTTTGATCTGTTTGACAACCTTGGCGCCAATGATAAGCAACTGGACTTCCCGGTTGTCTACGCTTCTGCATTGCAGGGCTGGGCCAGTATGGACGAATCCGCCACTGGCGGTGACATGACCCCGCTGTTTGAAGCCATTGTGGAAAAAGTCTCCCCGCCTGATGCCCATCCTGAAGGGACACTGCAGATGCAGATTTCCCAGCTGGATTATTCCAGCTATCTTGGGGTTATTGGTATTGGCCGCCTGAAACGGGGCCAGGTTCAGGTCAACCAGCAGGTGACTATTGTTGGTGCCGATGGCAGCAAGCGTAACGGCAAAATTGGCAAGGTATTCGGTTATCTGGGCCTGGATCGTAATGAGACCCAGAGCGCCTCCGCCGGTGACATCATTGCCATCAGCGGCCTGGGTGAACTGAAGATCTCCGATACGGTTTGTGCCGTAGATGCGGTTGAGGCCCTGCCGGCACTGACCGTTGATGAGCCGACCGTGACCATGACTTTCCAGGTCAATACCTCTCCTTTTGCCGGCCAGGACGGCAAGTTTGTGACCTCAAGACAGATCCTTGAACGTCTGCAAACCGAACTTAAACACAATGTTGCCCTGCGTGTTGAAGAAACCGTCGACCCGGATAAATTCCGTGTTTCCGGCCGTGGTGAGCTGCATCTTGGTGTACTGATTGAGAATATGCGCCGTGAAGGTTATGAACTGGCCGTATCGCGCCCGGAAGTTATTCTCAGGAAAGAAGGCGAGCAACTCATGGAACCCTTTGAGATGCTGACTGTGGATATCGAAGAGGAACACCAGGGTGCCATCATGGAGCAACTGGGCCTGCGTAAAGCAGAAATGCGCGATATGAACCCTGATGGTAAAGGCCGGGTTCGTATAGACTTTTTCGTACCCAGCCGTGGTCTGATCGGCTTCCAGACCGATTTTATGACCCTGACCTCGGGCAGTGGTCTGATCTACCATACGTTTGACAGTTACCAGCCCCATGTTGGTGGTCGTATCGGCCAGCGTAACAATGGTGTGCTGATCTCTAACGGCAAAGGCAAGGCCCTGGCTTATGCCCTGTTCAACCTGCAGGAGCGTGGCCGTTTGTTTACCAGCCATGGTGAAGAAGTCTATGAAGGCCAGGTTATCGGTATTCACAGCCGCTCTAACGACCTGACCGTGAACTGTCTCAAAGGCAAGCAGTTGACTAACGTGCGTGCGGCCGGTACTGATGAAGCACTGACCCTGTCACCGCCAATTAAGATGACGCTGGAACAGGCGCTGGAATTTATCGACGATGACGAACTGGTAGAAGTCACACCTAACCATATTCGTTTACGCAAAAGATTCCTGACTGAAAACGAACGTAAGCGGGCTTCCAGAAGCAGCGATTAA
- the glnA gene encoding glutamate--ammonia ligase — protein MSVQKALDLIQESEAKFVDLRFTDTKGKEQHVSIPCSLIDEEFFEEGKMFDGSSISGWKGINESDMILMPVPESAVLDPFSEETQVNIRCDIVEPTTMQGYDRDPRSVAKRAEEYLKSTGIGDTVLIGPEPEFFMFDDIRFHTDMAGSFYEIDSMEAKWNSGADIEGGNMGHRPGVKGGYFPVPPVDSAHDIRTAMCLVMEEMGLHIEAHHHEVATAGQNEIACRFNTLVLKADEIQIYKYVVHNVADAYGKTATFMPKPLVGDNGSGMHVHQSISKDGKNIFAGDKYAGLSEEALYYIGGIIKHARAINAFTNASTNSYKRLVPGFEAPVMLAYSARNRSASIRIPHVSSAKARRIEVRFPDPTANPYLAFTAMMMAGLDGIRNKIHPGDAMDKDLYDLPAEEAKEIPTVASSLEMALDALDADRDFLKEGGVMSDDMIDAYIGLKRGEVEKLAMTTHPVEFDMYYSV, from the coding sequence ATGTCAGTACAAAAGGCCCTGGATCTTATCCAAGAGAGCGAAGCGAAATTTGTAGACCTGCGCTTTACCGATACTAAAGGTAAAGAGCAGCATGTTTCTATTCCTTGTTCACTTATTGACGAAGAATTTTTTGAAGAAGGCAAGATGTTCGATGGTTCATCCATCTCCGGCTGGAAAGGCATTAATGAATCCGACATGATCCTGATGCCAGTTCCTGAATCCGCAGTACTGGATCCTTTTTCTGAAGAAACTCAGGTGAATATCCGTTGTGATATCGTTGAACCTACGACTATGCAGGGTTATGACCGTGATCCGCGCTCTGTGGCCAAGCGTGCAGAAGAATATCTTAAGTCGACCGGTATCGGTGATACCGTGCTGATTGGCCCTGAGCCAGAATTCTTTATGTTTGATGATATCCGCTTCCATACTGATATGGCCGGTTCATTCTATGAAATTGATTCCATGGAAGCCAAGTGGAATTCAGGCGCCGATATTGAAGGCGGCAACATGGGCCACCGTCCCGGCGTCAAAGGGGGTTACTTCCCGGTTCCACCCGTTGACTCAGCCCATGACATCCGTACCGCCATGTGTCTGGTGATGGAAGAAATGGGTCTGCATATCGAAGCCCACCACCACGAAGTGGCAACCGCCGGGCAGAACGAAATTGCCTGTCGTTTCAACACCCTGGTGCTCAAGGCTGACGAGATCCAAATCTACAAGTATGTGGTACATAATGTGGCCGATGCCTACGGTAAAACGGCGACCTTTATGCCCAAGCCGCTGGTAGGGGATAACGGTTCAGGTATGCACGTGCACCAGTCCATCAGTAAAGACGGAAAAAACATCTTTGCCGGTGATAAATACGCCGGTTTGTCTGAAGAGGCGCTGTACTACATTGGCGGCATTATCAAACACGCCCGTGCTATCAATGCCTTTACCAACGCCTCTACCAACTCATACAAGCGTCTGGTACCCGGCTTTGAAGCACCTGTGATGCTGGCCTATTCGGCCCGTAACCGTAGCGCGTCAATCCGTATTCCTCATGTGAGCAGTGCCAAAGCGCGTCGCATTGAGGTGCGTTTCCCGGATCCCACAGCCAACCCTTACCTGGCCTTCACTGCCATGATGATGGCTGGCCTGGACGGCATTCGTAACAAGATTCACCCTGGCGATGCCATGGACAAGGATCTGTATGACCTGCCTGCCGAAGAAGCGAAGGAAATCCCAACCGTTGCTTCTTCTCTGGAAATGGCACTGGATGCATTGGATGCAGACCGTGACTTCCTTAAAGAAGGCGGCGTGATGTCAGACGATATGATCGATGCCTATATCGGCCTCAAGCGCGGTGAAGTGGAGAAACTGGCCATGACGACGCACCCGGTAGAATTCGATATGTATTACAGCGTCTAA
- a CDS encoding DUF4124 domain-containing protein gives MKYCWLFLLLVAVVQADTLYKVVKADGTVMYTDQPVAGAEPVALPRINSADSLAPKTNTALASKSDRPEVQYQLSILFPKSQQTLRDNQGNITVVAQMEPQTTGAGIFELYMDTELVAANPSPRFELTEVNRGAHTIEVRYVDNSGKVLASSPSTEFFLHQASVLNRPQ, from the coding sequence ATGAAATACTGTTGGTTATTCTTGTTACTGGTAGCGGTTGTTCAGGCAGACACGCTGTATAAAGTGGTGAAAGCAGACGGCACCGTTATGTATACGGATCAGCCTGTGGCCGGTGCTGAACCTGTTGCGTTGCCCAGGATTAATTCTGCAGATTCCCTCGCTCCCAAAACCAATACAGCTCTAGCCAGCAAATCGGATCGACCCGAAGTGCAGTATCAGCTCTCTATTCTGTTTCCGAAATCACAACAAACCCTGCGTGATAATCAGGGCAATATCACTGTTGTTGCCCAGATGGAGCCTCAGACTACAGGGGCTGGTATCTTTGAACTGTATATGGACACAGAGCTGGTGGCGGCTAATCCTTCCCCCCGCTTTGAGCTTACCGAAGTCAATCGGGGCGCCCATACTATCGAAGTGCGCTATGTGGACAATTCAGGCAAGGTCCTTGCATCATCCCCTTCAACAGAGTTTTTCCTGCATCAGGCATCGGTACTGAACAGGCCCCAATAG